One window of Desulfovibrio subterraneus genomic DNA carries:
- a CDS encoding sulfite exporter TauE/SafE family protein: MDSIILAAAGILVGIGASFTGLGGGFLTVPLLLFLGYNAQKAVGTSFLAILIISISALIAHNKLANIDYRAGILLGIGGMIGAQIGARLIEGVPTDVFKRIFAFVLVGLAAYLFLKK, from the coding sequence ATGGACAGCATCATTCTTGCCGCAGCCGGGATTCTGGTCGGAATAGGGGCCTCGTTCACAGGCCTTGGCGGCGGTTTTCTCACCGTTCCTCTGCTGCTCTTTCTCGGTTATAACGCCCAGAAGGCCGTGGGTACTTCGTTTCTGGCTATACTCATCATTTCCATATCCGCGCTCATAGCACACAACAAGCTGGCCAACATCGACTACCGTGCCGGTATTCTGCTGGGTATCGGCGGCATGATCGGCGCGCAGATCGGTGCAAGGCTCATTGAAGGAGTTCCGACCGACGTGTTCAAGAGGATCTTCGCCTTCGTGCTTGTCGGGCTTGCAGCCTATCTGTTCCTCAAGAAGTAG
- the xerD gene encoding site-specific tyrosine recombinase XerD — protein sequence MTQAPTTPTTHPLVDSYLQHLLVTRGLSENTIASYATDMESFLIFLQEKRFQLESVTDQSLFLYVMYLRRRGLNSRSLARHLSALRGFFAYCLEERVLSDNPVQYLENPKLPKTLPDVLSQEEVAAILAQPILKTKLGFRDRTMLELLYAAGLRVSELISLAPVDFDAQTGLVRVFGKGGKERIVPVHEAAAKFLDIYLRDWRPAFSPVQNFVFLNRSGKKLTRQAVWKNIQRYVQEAGIRKSVSPHTFRHSFATHLLDGGADLRTVQLLLGHTDIAATEIYTHVQADRLRQVHRKYHPRSRM from the coding sequence ATGACTCAGGCACCCACCACTCCCACCACGCATCCGCTTGTGGACAGCTATCTTCAACATCTTCTCGTAACCCGCGGGTTATCCGAAAACACCATTGCCTCGTACGCCACGGATATGGAAAGCTTTCTGATCTTTCTTCAGGAGAAACGCTTCCAGCTTGAGTCCGTGACAGACCAATCACTATTTCTCTATGTCATGTATCTGCGCAGGCGCGGACTTAACAGCCGCAGTCTTGCGCGACATCTTTCCGCCTTGCGCGGCTTTTTCGCCTACTGCCTTGAAGAACGGGTGTTAAGCGACAATCCGGTTCAGTACCTTGAGAACCCGAAGCTGCCCAAGACCCTGCCGGATGTACTCTCGCAGGAAGAGGTAGCAGCCATTCTCGCCCAGCCAATTCTCAAAACCAAACTTGGATTCCGCGACAGAACCATGCTGGAACTGCTGTATGCAGCGGGCCTGCGCGTTTCCGAGCTCATCTCGCTTGCGCCTGTCGATTTCGACGCGCAAACCGGCCTTGTCCGCGTCTTCGGCAAGGGGGGCAAGGAGCGCATTGTTCCTGTACACGAAGCGGCCGCAAAATTCCTTGATATCTACCTGCGGGACTGGCGGCCGGCCTTTTCTCCCGTCCAGAACTTCGTCTTTCTGAACCGCTCAGGCAAAAAGCTCACGCGCCAGGCGGTGTGGAAAAACATTCAGCGTTACGTGCAGGAAGCCGGAATCCGCAAAAGCGTTTCACCGCACACCTTCCGCCATTCCTTTGCCACGCACCTGCTGGACGGCGGCGCGGACCTGCGAACGGTGCAGTTGCTGCTCGGTCATACTGATATCGCGGCTACAGAAATCTACACGCATGTACAGGCCGACAGGCTCCGGCAGGTGCACCGCAAATACCACCCCCGATCAAGGATGTAG
- a CDS encoding CBS domain-containing protein, with protein sequence MPGTTNKTGNGHQIPAPVLITAHANADFDALAAMVAASKLHPDAVLVFPGSQERNLRNFFIESATYMFNFKQSKDIDFSTVRRLIVVDTRQRSRIPHVEAALDNPGLEILLYDHHPASDDDLPATQSVYEPWGATTTIITLMLRDKDIAVSEEEATLLGLGIFEDTGSFSFASTTEHDFQAAAWLKTKGMDLNAISELMTRDLTTEQVSILSAMLQSATTHDINGVSVVMAEATIEHYVGDFALLAHKMLDMENLKVLFALGRMGDRVHVVARSRLPEVDVGQICSSLGGGGHAYAASVSVKDRTLSQVKDELFALLFSSVNKQKLVRDHMSAPAVTIDDASTITHAEEVMNRYGLKAVPIIKHENHSEVAGYLEYQTATRAITHGLGNMPVSVYMQRNIQTVHPEDSLYPVMEIVVSNRQRLVPVVDNGAIIGVITRTDIINTIVEEPARIPETLLPEKRRERNVKSLLRERLPARLFSLLEVAGNLGDSLGVPVYTVGGFVRDLLLNRSNLDLDLVVESDGIAFARELARVLNGRVRAHNKFKTAVVIYKDDNGTEERVDVATARLEYYEYPAALPTVELSSIKMDLFRRDFTINAQAIQLNKPQFGRLIDFFGAQRDMKDKMLRVLHSLSFVEDPTRILRAIRFEKRFEFQIGPQTTRLIKNALQLGLMDKLSGSRIFNEVDAILHEARPLACLRRMDEFGLLTIIHPQLRLTPTKEQILEELENVANWYRLLYLADAPEPWMLYFMGLLINATYPEVKEVTARFHFTKRQEDDLLMLRENIREGITLLNNWGRHDRSMSGLHRTLSPIRVEGLLFIMARTRVDELRKSISHYLTHLRGMKVDITGEDLRIMGAPPGPAYGRILSRVLSAKLDGAAPTRQMQLDMAQSLVREETAKDADYLARRKTCRGPEPDTEPFHAVFSDDEPFEERTEEFKDGDGSNSDSNPVPNSSPDQSKEH encoded by the coding sequence GTGCCCGGCACCACGAACAAAACCGGCAACGGGCATCAGATTCCCGCTCCCGTTCTCATTACGGCACATGCCAATGCGGATTTTGACGCCCTTGCGGCCATGGTGGCGGCCAGCAAGCTCCATCCCGATGCTGTGCTGGTCTTCCCCGGCAGTCAGGAACGGAACCTGCGCAATTTCTTCATTGAAAGTGCCACCTACATGTTCAACTTCAAGCAGTCCAAGGACATTGATTTTTCAACGGTCCGCAGACTCATTGTCGTTGATACCCGCCAGCGTTCACGCATTCCTCATGTGGAAGCTGCGCTGGATAATCCCGGTCTCGAAATTCTGCTCTACGACCATCATCCCGCGTCGGACGATGATCTGCCCGCAACCCAGAGTGTGTATGAACCTTGGGGGGCTACCACCACCATCATCACCCTGATGTTGCGGGACAAGGACATTGCTGTTTCGGAAGAAGAGGCAACCCTGCTTGGTCTGGGCATATTCGAGGACACGGGCTCCTTCTCCTTTGCCTCCACCACCGAGCACGATTTTCAGGCGGCGGCGTGGCTCAAAACGAAAGGCATGGACCTGAACGCCATCTCCGAACTCATGACGCGCGACCTGACAACGGAGCAGGTCTCCATTCTGAGCGCCATGCTGCAAAGTGCCACCACCCATGACATTAACGGGGTTTCCGTGGTCATGGCCGAGGCAACCATAGAGCATTACGTGGGAGACTTTGCCCTGCTGGCACACAAGATGCTTGATATGGAAAACCTTAAAGTGCTCTTTGCGCTGGGCCGTATGGGCGATCGCGTACACGTGGTTGCCAGAAGCCGCCTGCCGGAAGTGGATGTGGGGCAGATATGCTCATCCCTCGGCGGTGGCGGGCATGCCTATGCCGCTTCCGTTTCCGTGAAGGACAGAACTCTTTCTCAAGTAAAGGATGAACTCTTTGCCCTGCTGTTTTCTTCCGTGAACAAACAGAAGCTGGTGCGCGACCACATGTCCGCACCGGCCGTAACCATTGACGATGCCTCGACCATCACCCACGCCGAAGAAGTGATGAACCGTTACGGGCTCAAGGCCGTCCCCATCATCAAGCACGAAAATCATTCGGAAGTGGCGGGCTACCTTGAATATCAGACCGCGACACGGGCCATAACCCACGGGCTCGGCAACATGCCGGTGAGCGTCTACATGCAGCGCAACATCCAGACCGTGCACCCCGAAGACAGCCTCTATCCGGTCATGGAAATCGTGGTGAGCAACCGCCAGCGCCTTGTTCCTGTGGTGGATAACGGCGCCATCATAGGCGTCATCACCCGCACGGACATCATCAACACCATAGTTGAAGAACCGGCGCGCATTCCAGAGACGCTGCTCCCTGAAAAGCGGCGCGAAAGAAACGTGAAATCGCTCCTGCGCGAACGCCTGCCCGCCCGCCTGTTTTCGCTGCTGGAAGTGGCCGGAAATCTTGGCGACTCTCTGGGAGTGCCCGTATATACCGTTGGCGGGTTCGTACGGGATCTGCTGCTCAACCGCAGCAACCTCGACCTTGACTTGGTAGTGGAAAGCGACGGCATAGCCTTCGCCCGCGAGCTGGCACGGGTGCTGAACGGTCGTGTACGCGCGCACAACAAGTTCAAGACGGCCGTCGTTATCTACAAGGATGACAACGGCACTGAGGAACGGGTGGATGTAGCCACGGCGCGCCTTGAATACTATGAGTACCCTGCCGCGCTGCCCACGGTTGAACTGTCGTCCATAAAAATGGACCTGTTCCGGCGGGATTTCACCATTAACGCACAGGCCATTCAGCTGAACAAGCCACAGTTCGGCCGCCTTATCGACTTCTTCGGCGCGCAGCGCGACATGAAGGACAAGATGCTGCGTGTTCTGCACTCACTGAGTTTTGTGGAAGACCCCACCCGCATTCTGCGCGCCATCCGCTTTGAAAAGCGCTTTGAATTCCAGATAGGACCGCAAACCACGCGGCTCATAAAGAACGCTCTACAGCTCGGGCTCATGGACAAGCTCAGCGGCAGCCGCATCTTCAATGAAGTGGATGCCATTCTACACGAAGCCCGCCCTCTGGCCTGCCTGCGCCGCATGGACGAGTTCGGCCTGCTGACCATCATTCACCCCCAGCTGCGCCTCACTCCCACCAAGGAACAAATCCTTGAGGAGCTGGAAAACGTGGCCAACTGGTACCGGCTGCTCTATCTTGCCGACGCTCCCGAGCCGTGGATGCTCTATTTCATGGGACTGCTGATCAATGCCACCTATCCCGAAGTGAAGGAGGTGACCGCACGGTTCCATTTCACCAAGCGGCAGGAAGACGACCTGCTCATGCTGCGTGAGAATATCCGCGAGGGCATAACTCTGCTCAACAACTGGGGGCGGCACGACAGATCCATGAGCGGGCTGCACAGAACCCTTTCTCCCATCCGGGTTGAAGGGTTGCTGTTCATCATGGCACGAACGCGCGTAGATGAGCTTCGCAAAAGTATTTCTCACTATCTCACCCACCTGCGCGGCATGAAGGTAGATATAACGGGAGAAGATCTGCGAATCATGGGCGCTCCGCCCGGGCCGGCGTATGGACGCATTCTCTCCCGCGTTCTCTCAGCCAAGCTTGATGGTGCGGCCCCCACACGGCAGATGCAGCTGGACATGGCGCAGTCTCTCGTGCGTGAAGAAACTGCAAAAGATGCCGACTATCTGGCCAGAAGAAAGACCTGCCGCGGTCCTGAACCGGATACAGAGCCTTTTCATGCCGTTTTTTCCGACGATGAACCGTTTGAAGAACGCACCGAAGAATTCAAGGATGGGGACGGCTCAAATTCCGATTCGAATCCCGTCCCGAATTCCTCTCCTGATCAGTCAAAGGAACATTGA
- a CDS encoding HIT family protein produces MEVLWAPWRLDYILGPKPDSCVFCLPEHTDEDEERLILYRGKHNFVIMNKFPYNNGHLMVTPYRHVMNLADLSPEEAHENMDLLQACVRILKQHFNPGGINVGLNLGEASGAGIREHLHFHLVPRWNGDSSFMAVMNETRVIPEHLHSTYKALKPLFDEL; encoded by the coding sequence ATGGAAGTGTTATGGGCTCCCTGGCGGCTTGACTACATTCTTGGTCCCAAGCCGGATTCGTGCGTGTTCTGTCTGCCCGAACATACAGATGAAGACGAAGAGCGCCTCATCCTGTATCGCGGCAAGCACAACTTCGTCATCATGAACAAGTTTCCCTACAACAACGGTCATCTCATGGTTACGCCCTACCGGCATGTCATGAACCTGGCTGACCTGTCACCGGAAGAGGCCCATGAAAACATGGACCTGCTGCAGGCGTGCGTGCGCATTCTCAAGCAGCACTTCAATCCCGGCGGCATCAACGTGGGACTGAATCTGGGCGAAGCTTCCGGCGCGGGAATCCGCGAACATCTGCACTTTCACCTTGTGCCCAGATGGAACGGCGATTCCTCCTTCATGGCAGTCATGAACGAAACCCGTGTCATTCCGGAACACCTGCATTCAACATACAAGGCATTAAAACCGTTGTTTGACGAGTTATAA
- a CDS encoding lipopolysaccharide assembly protein LapA domain-containing protein: MRFIKVLGLVIVFFLTMVFFQQNTAELSQTITLKFDLLFQSWSTIPLPIYFLILGAFALGAIVVVLFFFIERVRLGAAVRKARKQSKKLEKEVNALRTQPLESAEPMAVEAAAPEAAKAE; the protein is encoded by the coding sequence ATGCGTTTTATCAAGGTGTTGGGGCTTGTTATTGTTTTCTTCCTTACCATGGTCTTCTTCCAGCAGAACACCGCGGAACTTTCCCAGACAATAACCCTCAAGTTCGACCTGCTCTTCCAGTCGTGGTCGACCATTCCCCTGCCCATCTATTTCTTGATTCTGGGCGCGTTTGCCCTTGGTGCCATTGTGGTGGTTCTGTTCTTCTTCATTGAGCGCGTCCGTCTTGGTGCTGCTGTCCGCAAGGCACGCAAGCAGTCCAAGAAGCTTGAGAAAGAAGTGAACGCCCTGCGCACCCAGCCGCTGGAGTCCGCCGAGCCCATGGCTGTTGAAGCTGCTGCCCCCGAGGCGGCAAAGGCGGAATAA
- a CDS encoding tetratricopeptide repeat protein, translating to MSILRRFWPGTHTGKPGNTILSPVRGTPPGERDTRAAINELSQAVRNDPDAVEIYLALGNLFRSQGEIERAVQIRSNLIVRPGLDDKFKARAYFELGHDYKRGGFMDRAMQSFEQARKLGGETEELLRAMARLYAETGSFQNAASLYGKLDHRIAQAHYLVRHAEELYDAGAVSDSKKLLHKALKVYSGSVEAWLALISLATTDREWRKTGLLLTQALGSVAPSMRFLLLEGMLSFSPSKTEATKESKGEFTANLCEAVMPALEAQAPDLILQYYGALFLLRCGNPEEANAWLAKTMVLSPDFWAARLELLGLSMDDQPLSPVFRNHLAFFVEQAKQVKRFVCSSCGIRRSHTFYVCPRCRSWHSAAFRITLQD from the coding sequence GTGTCCATATTGCGACGTTTCTGGCCCGGCACCCACACGGGAAAACCGGGAAACACCATTCTTTCTCCCGTCAGAGGTACTCCTCCGGGGGAGAGAGATACCCGCGCCGCCATCAACGAGCTTTCACAGGCTGTCCGCAATGATCCGGACGCCGTGGAGATCTATCTCGCCCTCGGAAACCTCTTCCGGTCTCAGGGGGAAATTGAACGGGCGGTCCAGATACGGAGCAATCTGATCGTTCGCCCGGGTCTTGACGACAAGTTCAAGGCCCGGGCCTATTTCGAGCTCGGCCACGATTACAAGCGCGGCGGATTCATGGACCGCGCCATGCAATCTTTTGAACAGGCCCGCAAGCTCGGCGGAGAAACGGAAGAACTGCTCAGGGCCATGGCACGGCTCTATGCCGAAACCGGCAGCTTTCAGAATGCGGCCAGCCTTTACGGCAAGCTGGATCACAGAATTGCTCAGGCCCATTATCTGGTCCGCCATGCGGAAGAGCTGTATGATGCCGGTGCCGTTTCCGACAGCAAAAAACTTCTGCACAAGGCCCTGAAAGTTTACAGCGGCTCGGTCGAGGCATGGCTTGCGCTTATTTCGCTGGCCACCACCGATCGGGAATGGAGAAAAACAGGTCTGCTGCTTACGCAGGCGCTTGGCTCCGTTGCTCCTTCCATGCGCTTCCTGCTGCTGGAAGGCATGCTCTCCTTTTCTCCCTCCAAGACCGAGGCGACCAAGGAAAGCAAAGGCGAGTTCACCGCCAACCTTTGCGAGGCGGTCATGCCCGCTCTGGAGGCGCAGGCACCTGACCTTATTCTGCAGTACTACGGGGCTCTTTTTCTGCTGCGCTGCGGGAATCCTGAAGAAGCCAACGCATGGCTCGCAAAAACCATGGTGCTCAGCCCCGATTTCTGGGCGGCACGGCTTGAGCTTCTTGGCCTTTCCATGGATGACCAGCCCCTTTCGCCGGTTTTTCGCAACCATCTTGCCTTCTTCGTGGAACAGGCAAAACAGGTGAAACGCTTCGTGTGCAGCAGTTGTGGCATACGCCGTTCCCATACCTTCTATGTCTGCCCGCGTTGCCGCAGTTGGCATTCCGCCGCTTTCAGAATCACGCTGCAAGACTGA
- the mutS gene encoding DNA mismatch repair protein MutS encodes MSDAAIPKLTPMFEQYFQIKEDYKDCLLFYRMGDFYELFFEDAEIAARDLQIALTSRSSPNADYRIPMCGVPYHAAETYLPQLLEKGHKVAICEQIEDPKEAKGLVKRAVKRVLTPGTVVEDANLAAKGHNFLAALFWDEAAASGGLAWMDYSTGDWSGLSVTKINELWQWAQKMGPRELLVPDTVAVPESFALVNTHINRMPSRPAFDYASSRDRVMQVHNITDLAVVGLEKHKELTRACGALLTYLGQTQKQELTHLGQFKLLNLSKHLILDEITERNLEIFRRLDGRKGLGTLWHVLDQTQTPMGGRLLEERLRHPWRELGPISETLDAVAHFASRDSLRNEFRTALRDVYDIERLSTRIQLNRATPKDYIALRNSLDSLPRIRTILEQPDTTGGYTTADEDQGLSLPGFLARLLANWDDMFDYSDMLDRALVDNPPHLLTEGGLFKSGYKPELDELIELTEHGEAKLEELLAEEQQSSSLPKLKMKYNRVFGYFFELSNAVRESVPEHFIRRQTLANAERFTTPRLKELEEKLLEASDTRKTLEYKLFQELRDLVAQARPRLLFMADMLAWLDYWQGLAETARKWNWTRPELHSGQDITIVEGRHPVVEAVQGSSNFIPNDLRIDDKRRVLLITGPNMAGKSTVLRQAAIICILAQIGSFVPAREARIGLTDRIFSRVGASDNLAQGQSTFMVEMMETARILRQASKRSLVILDEIGRGTSTFDGLSLAWSVVEELARRSDGIRTLFATHYHELTALEGTIPGVHNMNIAIKEWNGDIVFLRRLVPGPSDRSYGIEVAKLAGVPAGVVRRAKEILGDLERKAKASGQHFEPPRPAQSLLPGVPAPEPPRQKEKPVVEAPVHPLLTALRDIDTDNMTPMDALKRLTEWKMLWGSTASEDNDD; translated from the coding sequence ATGAGCGACGCCGCAATTCCCAAGCTTACCCCCATGTTCGAGCAGTACTTCCAGATCAAGGAAGACTACAAGGACTGCCTGCTTTTCTACCGCATGGGCGACTTCTACGAACTCTTTTTCGAGGATGCAGAAATTGCGGCCCGTGATCTTCAGATCGCCCTGACAAGCCGTTCAAGCCCGAATGCCGACTACCGCATCCCCATGTGCGGTGTTCCCTATCATGCGGCGGAAACTTACCTGCCTCAGTTGCTTGAAAAGGGCCACAAGGTTGCCATCTGCGAGCAGATTGAAGACCCCAAGGAAGCCAAAGGGCTGGTCAAACGCGCCGTAAAACGGGTGCTGACCCCCGGCACCGTGGTGGAAGACGCAAACCTTGCCGCCAAGGGACACAACTTTCTTGCCGCCCTGTTCTGGGATGAAGCGGCAGCCAGCGGTGGTCTTGCCTGGATGGATTACTCCACTGGCGACTGGTCCGGCCTTTCCGTGACCAAAATCAACGAGCTGTGGCAATGGGCTCAGAAGATGGGCCCACGCGAGCTGCTGGTGCCGGATACGGTTGCCGTGCCGGAATCCTTTGCGCTGGTTAATACGCATATAAACCGCATGCCGTCGCGCCCCGCATTCGACTATGCCAGCAGTCGCGACCGCGTCATGCAGGTACACAACATTACAGACCTTGCAGTTGTCGGCCTTGAAAAGCACAAGGAGCTTACCCGCGCGTGCGGAGCGCTGCTCACCTACCTTGGGCAAACCCAGAAGCAGGAACTCACACACCTTGGGCAATTCAAACTGCTCAATCTGAGCAAGCATCTTATCCTTGATGAAATCACAGAGCGGAACCTTGAAATATTCCGCCGTCTTGATGGTAGAAAAGGGCTGGGTACCCTCTGGCACGTCCTTGACCAGACACAGACACCCATGGGCGGGCGTCTGCTTGAAGAACGTCTGCGCCACCCGTGGCGGGAATTGGGCCCCATCAGTGAAACGCTTGATGCGGTTGCACATTTCGCATCGCGTGACAGCCTGCGCAATGAGTTTCGCACTGCTCTGCGGGACGTATATGACATCGAGCGCCTGAGCACGCGCATACAGCTCAACAGGGCCACGCCCAAAGATTACATTGCGCTGCGTAACAGCCTCGATTCACTGCCACGCATCCGCACAATTCTGGAGCAACCGGATACTACTGGCGGTTATACCACCGCCGATGAAGATCAGGGGCTGTCCCTTCCCGGCTTCCTTGCCCGCCTGCTTGCCAACTGGGACGACATGTTCGACTACAGTGACATGCTGGACAGAGCCCTTGTGGACAACCCGCCTCATCTGCTCACGGAAGGCGGACTCTTCAAATCCGGTTACAAACCGGAACTGGATGAGCTGATTGAACTGACAGAGCATGGCGAGGCAAAGCTTGAGGAACTGCTGGCAGAAGAACAGCAGAGCTCTAGCCTGCCCAAGCTGAAGATGAAGTATAACAGGGTATTCGGCTACTTTTTCGAGCTGTCCAACGCTGTCAGGGAATCCGTACCCGAACACTTCATCCGCAGGCAGACGCTGGCCAACGCGGAACGCTTCACCACCCCGCGCCTCAAGGAGCTGGAAGAAAAATTACTTGAGGCTTCCGATACCCGCAAGACACTTGAATACAAGCTGTTTCAGGAACTGCGCGATCTGGTGGCGCAGGCCCGTCCCCGCCTGCTGTTCATGGCCGACATGCTCGCATGGCTGGACTACTGGCAAGGCCTTGCCGAGACAGCGCGCAAATGGAACTGGACCCGTCCCGAACTGCACAGCGGACAGGACATCACCATAGTTGAAGGGCGTCATCCCGTTGTGGAAGCCGTGCAGGGAAGCAGCAATTTCATTCCCAACGACCTGCGCATAGATGACAAACGCCGCGTACTGCTCATCACCGGCCCCAACATGGCCGGTAAGTCAACCGTGCTGCGGCAGGCAGCCATTATCTGCATTCTGGCACAGATAGGCTCATTCGTTCCGGCCCGTGAAGCCCGCATAGGTCTGACAGACCGCATATTCTCCCGCGTGGGCGCATCGGACAATCTGGCACAGGGGCAGTCCACCTTCATGGTGGAAATGATGGAAACAGCCCGCATTCTGCGACAGGCAAGCAAACGCAGCCTCGTCATTCTGGACGAGATCGGCCGCGGCACATCCACCTTCGACGGTCTGTCTCTGGCATGGTCCGTGGTTGAGGAGCTGGCCCGCAGGTCCGATGGCATACGCACGCTTTTTGCCACGCATTACCACGAGCTGACGGCGCTTGAAGGCACCATACCCGGCGTGCACAACATGAATATCGCCATCAAGGAATGGAACGGCGATATCGTGTTCCTGCGCCGCCTCGTCCCCGGCCCCTCGGACCGGAGCTATGGTATAGAAGTAGCCAAACTTGCCGGAGTTCCCGCCGGAGTCGTCCGCCGTGCCAAGGAAATTCTCGGAGATCTTGAACGCAAGGCAAAGGCTTCCGGCCAGCATTTTGAGCCGCCGCGTCCGGCCCAGTCTCTTCTTCCGGGGGTGCCCGCACCGGAACCGCCCAGACAAAAGGAAAAGCCGGTGGTGGAAGCCCCTGTGCATCCCCTGCTCACGGCTCTGCGCGATATTGATACCGATAATATGACACCAATGGATGCCCTGAAACGCCTGACCGAATGGAAAATGCTCTGGGGCAGCACTGCAAGCGAGGATAACGATGACTAG
- the lysA gene encoding diaminopimelate decarboxylase has product MHHFEYRNGELHAENVPVRKLAQEYGTPLYVYSSATFTHHFKAFDSAFEGIQHLTCYSVKACSNINILKLLGSLGAGMDIVSGGELHRALKAGVPAERIVYSGVGKKHTEIREALEAGILMFNVESKQELERIASVARELNKVARISLRVNPDVDPKTHPYISTGLKKNKFGLDIEQSLATYRRAGELEGVEPIGIDCHIGSQLTSIEPFLEALDRVMKFYETLKAEGINIRYLDLGGGLGIPYNTEEPPHPVEYGRAVTERLKGTGLTLILEPGRVIAGNSGILVTEVVYTKDTPSKHFVIVDAAMNDLVRPSLYQSFHRIAEVVPQGREQRDVDVVGPICESGDFLAQDRTIPAVEQGELLALFSAGAYGFSMSSQYNSRLRAAEVMVDGDTVKVIRKRETYADLTALEEGSL; this is encoded by the coding sequence ATGCATCATTTTGAATACCGTAACGGGGAACTTCATGCCGAAAACGTGCCCGTACGCAAGCTTGCGCAGGAATATGGCACGCCGCTGTATGTGTATTCCTCGGCAACGTTCACGCATCACTTCAAGGCGTTCGATTCCGCCTTTGAAGGCATTCAGCACCTTACCTGCTATTCGGTGAAGGCATGCTCCAACATCAACATCCTCAAGCTGCTCGGCTCGCTCGGCGCAGGAATGGATATTGTTTCAGGTGGTGAACTGCACCGGGCGCTCAAGGCCGGAGTCCCCGCTGAACGCATTGTGTATTCGGGTGTGGGAAAGAAGCACACGGAAATACGCGAAGCGCTGGAAGCCGGAATCCTGATGTTCAATGTGGAATCGAAGCAGGAACTTGAGCGCATTGCCTCCGTTGCCCGCGAGCTGAACAAGGTTGCCCGCATTTCATTGCGCGTAAACCCGGATGTGGACCCTAAAACGCATCCCTACATCTCCACTGGACTCAAAAAGAACAAATTCGGGCTTGATATTGAACAGTCGCTGGCGACCTATCGCAGAGCCGGCGAGCTTGAAGGTGTCGAGCCCATTGGCATCGACTGCCACATAGGTTCACAGTTGACCAGCATTGAACCTTTCCTCGAAGCGCTGGACAGGGTCATGAAATTCTACGAAACCCTCAAGGCCGAGGGAATAAACATCCGTTACCTCGACCTTGGCGGCGGGCTTGGCATCCCCTACAATACGGAAGAGCCGCCCCACCCTGTAGAATATGGCAGAGCCGTCACGGAACGCCTCAAGGGAACCGGACTTACGCTTATTCTTGAACCCGGCCGCGTCATCGCCGGTAACTCCGGCATACTGGTAACCGAGGTTGTGTACACCAAGGATACTCCCAGCAAGCATTTCGTCATCGTAGATGCCGCCATGAACGATCTGGTGCGCCCCTCCCTGTATCAGTCTTTCCATCGCATTGCGGAAGTTGTCCCACAGGGACGGGAGCAGCGGGATGTAGATGTGGTCGGCCCCATCTGCGAATCAGGCGACTTTCTTGCGCAGGACAGAACCATCCCCGCCGTGGAGCAAGGGGAACTGCTCGCCCTGTTCTCTGCAGGGGCGTACGGCTTTTCCATGAGTTCGCAATACAACTCCCGCCTGCGTGCCGCAGAGGTGATGGTGGATGGTGATACCGTCAAGGTCATCCGCAAGCGCGAAACGTATGCGGACCTCACTGCGCTGGAAGAAGGAAGCCTGTGA
- a CDS encoding LexA family transcriptional regulator: protein MAQLDFHTFFRRLEKATSIKSQQDLATALGVNRSAITQAKRRDAVPSKWILALSRQFGLNPDWLEFGKGMPQRAKADAAATASPAHATHSEHEQVASIPAIATVPKVYARLCAGGGSFDVEAAVVEEHIFRQDWLARKGKPGSMVLMDVFGNSMEPEIREGDMVLVDQSQKDIFAGSIYAVGLEETVMVKRLERKMGEVVLHSDNPDYSPIQVRGDELESFRVIGRIVWISREYR from the coding sequence ATGGCACAACTGGACTTCCACACGTTCTTCCGCAGACTGGAGAAAGCCACAAGCATCAAAAGTCAGCAGGATCTTGCAACGGCGCTGGGAGTGAACCGTTCCGCTATTACACAGGCGAAACGCCGCGATGCCGTGCCTTCCAAATGGATTCTGGCCCTGTCACGTCAATTCGGCCTGAATCCCGACTGGCTTGAATTCGGGAAGGGGATGCCCCAGCGTGCAAAAGCGGATGCCGCTGCAACCGCCTCCCCCGCCCACGCCACTCATTCTGAGCACGAACAGGTGGCAAGTATTCCGGCCATTGCGACAGTACCCAAGGTCTACGCACGACTGTGCGCCGGCGGCGGCTCCTTTGACGTGGAGGCAGCCGTGGTGGAAGAGCACATCTTCAGACAGGACTGGCTTGCCAGAAAGGGAAAGCCCGGTTCCATGGTCCTCATGGATGTGTTCGGCAACAGCATGGAACCCGAAATTCGGGAAGGCGACATGGTTCTCGTGGACCAGTCGCAAAAGGACATCTTTGCCGGTTCCATCTACGCCGTGGGCCTTGAAGAGACTGTCATGGTCAAACGCCTTGAACGCAAAATGGGAGAGGTTGTCCTGCATAGCGACAACCCGGACTACTCCCCCATTCAGGTTCGGGGAGACGAGCTTGAGAGTTTTCGCGTCATCGGGCGCATAGTATGGATTAGTCGGGAATATCGTTAA